A single window of Hymenobacter sp. APR13 DNA harbors:
- a CDS encoding polyprenyl synthetase family protein: MTVTLDQIQAPIAAEMLEFEQKFRASMQTKQLLLDKIMGYIVKRKGKQIRPMFVFFTAKISGGDPLPEASFRGAALIELLHTATLVHDDVVDESNYRRGFFSINALWKNKIAVLVGDYLLSKGLLLSLENDDYELLKIVSNAVKELSEGELLQIEKARRLDITEDVYFDIIRQKTASLIASCCAVGAASAGADKETIERARLFGEKVGMAFQIKDDLFDFGTAEIGKPVGIDIKEKKMTLPLIYALQQADWLTKRKVIYNVKNNDGRKDRVQAVINFVQQSGGLDYAIKVMERYRDEALAVLHTFPASASRTSLEQLINYTIERNH, translated from the coding sequence ATGACCGTAACGCTGGACCAGATACAGGCGCCTATTGCCGCCGAAATGTTGGAATTCGAACAGAAATTCCGCGCGTCCATGCAGACCAAGCAACTGCTGCTGGACAAGATTATGGGCTACATCGTGAAGCGCAAGGGCAAGCAGATCCGGCCCATGTTCGTGTTCTTCACGGCCAAAATCAGCGGCGGCGACCCGCTACCGGAAGCCTCGTTCCGGGGCGCGGCCCTCATCGAACTGCTGCACACGGCCACGCTGGTGCACGACGATGTGGTGGACGAGAGCAACTACCGCCGCGGCTTTTTCAGCATCAACGCCCTCTGGAAAAACAAGATTGCCGTGCTTGTAGGCGACTACCTGCTGAGCAAGGGCCTGCTGCTGAGCCTGGAAAACGACGACTACGAGCTGCTCAAAATCGTGAGCAACGCCGTGAAGGAACTGAGCGAAGGCGAGCTGCTGCAGATCGAAAAGGCCCGCCGCCTCGATATTACGGAGGACGTGTACTTCGATATCATCCGCCAGAAAACGGCCTCGCTCATTGCCTCCTGCTGCGCCGTGGGCGCGGCCTCGGCCGGCGCCGACAAGGAAACCATTGAGCGCGCCCGCCTCTTTGGCGAGAAAGTGGGCATGGCGTTCCAGATCAAAGACGACCTGTTCGACTTCGGTACGGCCGAAATCGGCAAGCCCGTGGGCATTGATATCAAGGAGAAGAAGATGACGCTGCCGCTCATCTACGCCCTGCAGCAAGCCGACTGGCTGACCAAACGCAAGGTGATTTACAACGTCAAAAACAACGATGGCCGCAAAGACCGGGTGCAGGCCGTCATCAACTTCGTGCAGCAGTCCGGCGGGCTCGACTACGCCATTAAAGTAATGGAGCGCTACCGCGACGAGGCGCTGGCCGTGCTGCATACCTTTCCGGCCTCGGCCTCCCGCACCTCGCTGGAGCAGCTCATCAACTATACCATCGAGCGGAATCACTAA
- a CDS encoding toxin-antitoxin system YwqK family antitoxin has product MRNTVPGSVEEFQVLKADKRIRHGAYARYQQNAFAGGVIIFESGSYEQGKKEGEWLTFSQHRPWNKLISKGTYHAGQPDGWWTYYQPFSSTSTTVAQTVALKNGVTVNINDTTAVMQAQGQYASGKRVGIWTYYGAQGHVVQKINHFTNQLVYWRKPDGTELIGEAAQSHPTLYAGGKEQLMAEIHQSIGRSIISVISQGRESISDFVFSIDAAGQLTGVTLAGSTPPTRYEKVLLQALATVPVAWLAPRVNGNLQAGEYRARIITHTKAIGGNRAVQTDILPLGE; this is encoded by the coding sequence ATGCGCAATACTGTACCTGGGAGCGTCGAAGAGTTTCAGGTGCTTAAAGCCGATAAAAGAATACGGCATGGCGCGTATGCACGCTATCAGCAAAATGCTTTTGCCGGCGGCGTCATCATATTCGAGTCAGGCAGTTATGAGCAGGGGAAAAAGGAAGGGGAATGGCTGACATTTTCGCAGCATCGACCCTGGAATAAGCTGATCAGCAAGGGCACCTATCACGCGGGGCAGCCTGATGGCTGGTGGACTTACTACCAGCCTTTTTCGTCTACCTCTACTACCGTTGCTCAGACAGTAGCACTGAAAAATGGTGTGACGGTGAATATCAATGACACCACCGCCGTAATGCAGGCCCAAGGCCAATATGCGTCAGGTAAGCGCGTCGGAATCTGGACCTACTACGGCGCGCAGGGACACGTTGTGCAGAAGATAAACCACTTCACCAACCAGCTTGTCTATTGGCGTAAACCCGATGGAACAGAGCTAATCGGTGAAGCGGCGCAAAGCCACCCAACTCTTTATGCAGGCGGCAAAGAGCAGCTCATGGCTGAAATTCACCAAAGCATTGGTAGATCCATTATATCTGTCATCAGCCAGGGCCGTGAAAGCATATCCGATTTTGTATTCAGCATAGATGCCGCCGGCCAGCTAACCGGGGTGACCTTAGCTGGCAGCACGCCTCCAACACGATACGAAAAGGTTCTTCTGCAGGCGCTGGCAACGGTTCCGGTTGCTTGGCTGGCGCCGCGTGTGAATGGCAACCTGCAAGCAGGCGAGTACCGAGCCAGGATCATCACGCATACAAAAGCTATTGGTGGCAATCGAGCCGTGCAGACAGATATTCTGCCACTTGGTGAATAA
- a CDS encoding TlpA disulfide reductase family protein, producing the protein MPVAIDIRKAVLGAGLALAAAACQPNSSTSENQAATEAGSAATASALSAGTWRGVLLAQGQKIPFLFDVNTDGGKSTVTLRNGEERLKLDEISAAGDSTTIRLGVFDAALVVRADGTDKLKGTWVKYDGKEPYRVAFAAEKAGADAALFMGTAKNTSVFGDLKKGGTFRTEFKGSDGETYPAVGIITQDSLNPTQLTGTFLTTTGDYRYLAGNLVTKADGEHILLSTFDGSHGFLFDGKLAKPGNINSISGDFYSGKSGHETWTAVLDPNAKLPDANALTGMKPGQKKLDFKFPSIYEGGSISPSDPKYKGKVVVLQVLGSWCPNCMDETNFLAPWYEKNKGRGVEIIGLGYERTTDQKVASQKLLKMKERMNIGYDIAVAGQASSAEASKSLPQLQKVLAFPTTIFLDKKGEVRKIHTGYSGPGTGKYYEQEVAEFNKTIDQLLAE; encoded by the coding sequence ATGCCCGTTGCCATTGACATTCGCAAGGCAGTACTCGGGGCCGGACTCGCGCTGGCCGCCGCGGCCTGCCAGCCCAATTCCTCCACTTCTGAAAATCAGGCCGCTACCGAGGCCGGCAGCGCCGCCACTGCTTCGGCCCTGTCGGCCGGCACTTGGCGCGGCGTGCTATTGGCCCAGGGCCAGAAAATACCGTTTTTGTTCGACGTAAACACCGACGGCGGCAAGTCCACCGTGACGCTGCGCAACGGCGAGGAGCGTCTGAAACTCGACGAAATCAGCGCGGCAGGCGACTCCACCACCATTCGGCTGGGCGTGTTCGATGCCGCCCTGGTGGTGCGCGCCGATGGCACCGACAAGCTCAAGGGCACCTGGGTGAAGTACGACGGCAAGGAGCCGTACCGGGTGGCATTTGCGGCGGAGAAAGCCGGAGCTGATGCGGCCCTGTTCATGGGCACGGCCAAAAACACGTCGGTTTTCGGTGACCTGAAGAAAGGCGGCACGTTCCGCACGGAATTCAAGGGCAGCGACGGTGAAACGTACCCAGCCGTGGGCATTATCACCCAGGACTCGCTGAATCCTACCCAGCTGACCGGCACGTTCCTGACCACCACCGGCGACTACCGCTACCTGGCTGGCAACCTGGTAACCAAGGCCGACGGCGAGCATATCTTGCTGTCTACCTTCGATGGTAGCCACGGCTTCCTGTTTGATGGCAAGCTGGCCAAACCCGGCAACATCAACAGCATCAGCGGCGACTTCTACTCCGGCAAATCGGGCCACGAAACCTGGACCGCCGTGCTCGACCCCAACGCCAAACTGCCCGACGCCAACGCCCTGACCGGCATGAAGCCCGGCCAGAAAAAGCTGGACTTCAAGTTCCCGAGCATCTACGAAGGTGGCAGCATCTCCCCTTCCGACCCTAAGTACAAGGGCAAAGTGGTGGTGCTACAGGTGCTGGGCTCTTGGTGCCCCAACTGCATGGACGAAACCAACTTCCTGGCCCCGTGGTACGAGAAGAATAAAGGCCGCGGCGTGGAAATCATCGGGCTGGGCTACGAGCGCACCACCGACCAGAAAGTGGCCTCGCAGAAGCTGCTGAAGATGAAGGAGCGCATGAACATCGGCTATGATATTGCTGTGGCTGGGCAGGCGTCGTCGGCGGAGGCCAGCAAGTCGCTGCCGCAACTGCAGAAGGTACTGGCTTTCCCGACCACCATTTTCCTGGATAAGAAAGGTGAGGTGCGCAAGATTCACACTGGCTACTCGGGCCCCGGCACCGGCAAATACTACGAGCAGGAAGTGGCCGAATTCAACAAAACCATCGACCAGCTGCTGGCGGAATAA
- a CDS encoding cytochrome P450 has product MSEFPELPPAALAGPLPRVPRWRTLLGSLAMARQPIRNLDRALAHHGDTVGLHLGGVRPCIVTRDPALTQHILQKNHRRYLKSDLTHGLIRYLGRGLLTNEGADWLRQRRLIQPGFHRQRLAALTRLMQAAAEEWSQELRARLAAAGGRLTVDIHAEMTRVAFHIIAQATFGTSMTDAERDRLSEVLTQIQAFYVRTIRQPYLRPWFTARGAFRRHDALSQELRELVRGYIRWRQAAPGTLASPEIAAPFTNNPPPVTPNLSPVTPTPPNDLLQMLLDARYEDTGEGMSEEQLLDEANILLLAGHETSANALSWMLYLLARHPEAAAQVRQERTAAGLARRPPEFAELAQLPYSMQVVQETMRLYPPAWILDRVALEDDEFRGLPIPKGTLFSLYIHGIHRHPGLWPEPNAFRPERFAPGQEPPIPAYAYLPFGGGPRLCVGSHFALTEIQLVLLEALRHFTFVPVAEAPAATDPLITLRPKGPLWLAVGSA; this is encoded by the coding sequence ATGTCTGAATTCCCTGAACTGCCCCCGGCGGCGCTGGCCGGGCCGCTGCCGCGCGTGCCGCGCTGGCGCACCTTGCTGGGCTCCCTGGCCATGGCCCGCCAGCCCATCCGCAACCTCGACCGCGCCCTCGCGCACCACGGCGACACGGTGGGCCTGCACCTGGGCGGCGTGCGGCCTTGCATCGTCACCCGCGACCCGGCCCTGACCCAGCACATCCTGCAGAAAAACCACCGCCGCTACCTCAAGTCCGACCTTACGCACGGCCTGATCCGGTACCTGGGCCGCGGCCTGCTCACCAACGAGGGCGCCGACTGGCTGCGGCAGCGCCGCCTGATTCAGCCCGGCTTCCACCGGCAGCGGCTGGCGGCCCTCACACGCCTCATGCAGGCCGCCGCCGAGGAGTGGAGCCAGGAACTGCGTGCCCGCCTGGCCGCGGCCGGCGGCCGGCTCACGGTGGATATTCATGCCGAAATGACCCGCGTGGCGTTCCACATCATCGCGCAGGCCACCTTCGGCACCAGCATGACCGATGCCGAGCGTGACCGGTTGTCGGAGGTGCTCACCCAGATTCAGGCCTTCTACGTGCGCACCATCCGGCAGCCCTACCTGCGGCCCTGGTTCACGGCCCGGGGCGCGTTTCGCCGGCACGATGCCCTCAGTCAGGAACTGCGCGAGCTGGTGCGCGGCTACATCCGCTGGCGTCAGGCAGCGCCGGGTACTCTGGCTTCACCTGAAATAGCAGCCCCTTTCACGAATAACCCGCCGCCTGTCACCCCTAACCTGTCACCTGTCACCCCAACACCCCCCAACGACCTGCTGCAGATGCTGCTGGACGCCCGCTACGAGGACACTGGGGAAGGCATGAGCGAGGAGCAACTGCTGGACGAGGCCAACATCCTGTTGCTGGCCGGCCACGAAACCAGCGCCAACGCCCTAAGCTGGATGCTGTACCTGCTGGCCCGCCACCCGGAGGCTGCCGCGCAGGTGCGGCAGGAGCGGACCGCCGCCGGCCTCGCCCGCCGCCCACCCGAATTCGCGGAGCTGGCGCAGCTGCCATACTCCATGCAGGTGGTGCAGGAAACCATGCGCCTGTACCCGCCCGCCTGGATTCTGGACCGTGTGGCCTTGGAGGACGACGAGTTTCGGGGGCTGCCCATCCCCAAAGGCACGCTGTTTTCCCTCTACATCCACGGCATCCACCGCCATCCGGGGCTGTGGCCGGAGCCCAATGCTTTTCGGCCCGAGCGGTTTGCGCCCGGCCAGGAGCCGCCCATTCCGGCCTATGCCTACCTGCCTTTCGGGGGCGGGCCGCGGCTGTGCGTGGGCAGCCATTTTGCTCTCACCGAAATTCAGCTGGTGCTGCTGGAAGCCCTGCGCCACTTCACGTTTGTACCCGTTGCCGAAGCGCCGGCTGCCACCGATCCGCTGATTACCTTGCGCCCCAAGGGGCCACTGTGGCTGGCCGTCGGCAGTGCCTGA
- the folK gene encoding 2-amino-4-hydroxy-6-hydroxymethyldihydropteridine diphosphokinase: MILAYLLLGSNLGDRATILHEARQYLNKTAGPVVAASGLYETAAWGLEDQPPFLNQALGIQTSLSPDQLLQVCLAAEQEAGRVRQVRWGARTLDVDILLYGPEVVTLPDLQIPHPRLPERRFALAPLAEIAGSAVHPTVQQTIAGLLADCPDQLAVRRL, from the coding sequence ATGATTCTCGCCTACCTGTTGCTCGGCTCCAACCTCGGCGACCGAGCTACAATTCTGCACGAAGCCCGGCAGTACTTGAACAAAACGGCCGGCCCGGTAGTGGCCGCCTCCGGCCTGTATGAAACCGCCGCCTGGGGCCTAGAAGACCAGCCTCCGTTTCTCAATCAGGCGCTCGGTATCCAGACCAGTCTCTCCCCTGACCAACTACTACAAGTTTGTCTGGCCGCTGAACAGGAGGCTGGCCGGGTGCGGCAGGTGCGCTGGGGGGCCCGCACCCTCGACGTGGACATTCTGCTCTATGGGCCGGAAGTAGTGACCTTACCGGACCTGCAGATTCCACACCCTCGCCTGCCAGAGCGGCGGTTTGCGCTGGCCCCGCTGGCTGAAATTGCCGGTTCGGCAGTACACCCTACGGTACAACAGACAATAGCTGGACTCCTGGCGGACTGCCCCGACCAGTTGGCGGTGAGGCGGCTTTAG
- a CDS encoding GNAT family N-acetyltransferase, giving the protein MTPPLLSLLDTPAVAVPRLETPDLLLRGPLPTDLPEFTALSNDPAFYRYLGNKPQTEEEVWRRMLGQLGHWAMFGYGAWSIEEKATGRYAGSVGFFDFRRDLTPSLKGTLEAGWTLSPRLHGRGYASQAVQAALAWIEPRFPQARLTCIIDPDNVASLAVARKFNFHEFARATYHNEPIVLLERRTDFSG; this is encoded by the coding sequence ATGACGCCGCCCTTGCTTAGCCTGCTCGATACGCCCGCCGTAGCGGTGCCCCGCCTCGAAACGCCCGACCTGCTGCTACGCGGCCCGCTGCCCACCGATTTGCCCGAGTTTACGGCCCTCTCCAACGACCCAGCGTTTTACCGCTACCTGGGCAACAAACCCCAGACCGAGGAGGAAGTGTGGCGGCGGATGCTGGGCCAGCTGGGCCACTGGGCCATGTTCGGCTACGGGGCGTGGTCCATTGAGGAGAAGGCCACCGGCCGCTACGCCGGCAGCGTGGGCTTCTTCGACTTCCGGCGCGACCTGACGCCCTCGCTCAAGGGCACGTTGGAAGCCGGCTGGACCCTGTCCCCGCGCCTGCACGGCCGTGGCTACGCCAGCCAAGCCGTGCAAGCCGCCCTAGCTTGGATTGAGCCCCGCTTCCCGCAGGCCCGCCTCACCTGCATCATCGACCCCGACAACGTGGCCTCTCTGGCCGTAGCCCGCAAGTTCAACTTCCACGAATTCGCCCGCGCCACGTATCATAACGAGCCGATTGTGCTGCTGGAAAGGCGCACGGATTTTTCCGGATAG
- a CDS encoding aconitate hydratase: MAFDLEMIKAVYAGMGSRIEAARTAVGRPLTLTEKILYAHLYGGTVSQAFERGVSYVDFAPDRVAMQDATAQMALLQFMQAGKPQAAVPSTVHCDHLIQAKEGATEDLAIANSENKEVYDFLASVSNKYGIGFWKPGAGIIHQVVLENYAFPGGMMIGTDSHTPNAGGLGMIAIGVGGADAVDVMAGMAWELKFPKVIGVKLTGKMNGWTSAKDVILKVAGILTVKGGTGAIVEYFGEGANSLSATGKGTICNMGAEIGATTSVFSYDEKMGDYLRSTERADIADLAAGVAQHLRADDEVYANPEAFYDRLIEINLDELEPYVNGPFTPDAAWPISQFAAAVKEHGWPEKLEVGLIGSCTNSSYEDITRAASIAGQAVSKGLTVNAEFTVTPGSELVRYTVERDGLLDTFAQMGGVVLANACGPCIGQWARHTDDPKRRNSIITSFNRNFAKRNDGNPNTHAFVASPEIVTAFAIAGDLTFNPLTDTLTTKDGQQVKFDEPRGIELPPAGFAVEDAGFQAPAADGSGVEVLVAPTSDRLQLLDPFKAWEGTDLKGLRLLIKAQGKCTTDHISMAGPWLKYRGHLDNISNNMLIGAINSFNGEANAVKDGLTQGTPYSPVPAVARNYKAQGIGSIVVGDENYGEGSSREHAAMEPRHLGVRAILVKSFARIHETNLKKQGMLALTFANKADYDLVEEDDTFDILGLTEFAPGKPLQIRLHHADGDTDLITVNHTYNEGQIEWFKAGSALNLIRLKESGEAQLSQK, encoded by the coding sequence ATGGCGTTTGACTTAGAGATGATCAAGGCTGTGTACGCTGGCATGGGCTCCCGCATCGAGGCCGCCCGTACCGCCGTTGGCCGCCCGCTTACCCTCACCGAAAAAATCCTGTACGCTCACCTGTACGGCGGCACGGTTTCGCAGGCGTTTGAGCGGGGCGTATCCTACGTCGATTTCGCCCCCGACCGTGTGGCCATGCAGGATGCCACCGCCCAGATGGCGCTGCTCCAGTTCATGCAGGCCGGCAAGCCCCAGGCTGCCGTGCCCAGTACCGTACACTGCGACCACCTGATTCAGGCCAAAGAAGGCGCTACCGAAGACCTGGCCATCGCCAACTCCGAAAACAAGGAGGTGTACGACTTCTTGGCTTCTGTTTCCAATAAATATGGCATCGGCTTCTGGAAGCCCGGCGCTGGTATCATCCACCAGGTGGTGCTCGAAAACTACGCCTTCCCCGGCGGCATGATGATCGGCACCGACTCGCACACGCCTAACGCGGGTGGCCTCGGCATGATTGCCATTGGCGTAGGCGGCGCCGATGCCGTGGACGTAATGGCCGGCATGGCCTGGGAGCTGAAGTTCCCGAAAGTAATCGGCGTGAAGCTGACCGGCAAAATGAACGGCTGGACTTCGGCCAAAGACGTAATCCTGAAAGTAGCGGGTATCCTGACCGTGAAAGGCGGCACCGGCGCTATCGTGGAGTACTTCGGCGAAGGCGCCAACAGCCTCTCGGCCACCGGCAAAGGCACCATCTGCAACATGGGCGCAGAAATCGGGGCGACCACCTCGGTGTTCAGCTACGACGAGAAGATGGGCGACTACCTGCGTTCCACCGAGCGCGCCGACATTGCTGACCTCGCCGCCGGCGTGGCCCAGCACCTGCGCGCCGACGACGAGGTGTATGCCAACCCCGAAGCTTTCTACGACCGTCTCATCGAAATCAACCTCGACGAGCTGGAGCCCTACGTGAACGGCCCGTTCACGCCGGACGCCGCCTGGCCGATTTCGCAGTTCGCCGCCGCCGTGAAAGAGCACGGCTGGCCCGAGAAGCTGGAAGTGGGTCTGATTGGCTCATGCACCAACTCCTCGTATGAGGACATCACCCGCGCCGCCAGCATTGCCGGCCAGGCCGTAAGCAAAGGCCTGACGGTCAACGCCGAATTCACCGTAACACCCGGCTCGGAGCTGGTGCGCTACACCGTGGAGCGCGACGGCCTGCTCGACACCTTCGCCCAGATGGGCGGCGTGGTGCTGGCCAACGCCTGCGGTCCGTGCATCGGGCAGTGGGCCCGCCACACCGACGACCCCAAGCGCCGCAACTCCATCATCACGAGCTTCAACCGCAACTTTGCCAAGCGCAACGACGGCAACCCGAACACCCACGCTTTCGTGGCTTCGCCTGAAATCGTGACGGCCTTCGCCATTGCCGGCGACCTGACCTTCAACCCCCTCACCGACACGCTGACCACCAAAGACGGCCAGCAGGTGAAGTTCGACGAGCCACGGGGCATTGAGCTGCCGCCCGCTGGTTTCGCCGTGGAAGATGCCGGTTTCCAGGCGCCTGCCGCCGATGGCTCGGGCGTAGAGGTGCTAGTAGCGCCGACGTCGGACCGTCTGCAGCTGCTTGACCCCTTCAAGGCATGGGAAGGCACCGACCTGAAAGGGTTGCGCCTGCTCATCAAAGCCCAGGGCAAGTGCACCACCGACCACATTTCGATGGCCGGCCCGTGGCTGAAATACCGCGGCCACCTGGACAACATCTCCAACAACATGCTCATCGGCGCCATCAACTCCTTCAACGGCGAAGCCAACGCCGTGAAAGATGGCCTGACGCAGGGCACGCCTTACTCGCCGGTACCGGCAGTAGCACGCAACTACAAAGCCCAGGGCATCGGGTCGATTGTGGTAGGCGACGAGAACTACGGCGAAGGCAGCTCGCGTGAGCACGCCGCCATGGAGCCCCGCCACCTGGGCGTGCGCGCCATTCTGGTGAAGAGCTTCGCCCGGATTCACGAAACCAACCTCAAGAAGCAGGGCATGCTGGCCCTCACCTTCGCCAACAAGGCCGACTACGACCTGGTGGAAGAGGACGACACGTTCGACATCCTCGGCCTGACGGAGTTTGCTCCCGGCAAGCCCCTGCAGATCCGTCTGCACCACGCCGACGGCGACACCGACCTCATCACGGTGAACCACACCTACAATGAAGGCCAGATCGAGTGGTTCAAAGCCGGCTCGGCCCTGAACCTGATCCGTCTGAAGGAGTCGGGCGAAGCCCAGCTGTCGCAGAAGTAA
- the fabD gene encoding ACP S-malonyltransferase, with protein MKAVIFPGQGSQFSGMGRDLYEQHPEAKRLMDQANDILGFSLTDVMFSGSEEDLRRTDVTQPAIFLHSVALAAVLPDFRPDMVAGHSLGEFSALVAAKVLRFEDALQLVAQRAKAMQAACLEQPGTMAAILALDDDTTARICQEITAGGNVVVAANYNCPGQLVVSGSQRGIELACEQLKAAGAKRALPLPVGGAFHSPLMQSAEAALAEAIAKTTFSAGICPVYQNVDAAPHTNPDEIRENLVRQLTAPVRWTQSVQRMVQDGATEFVECGPGKVLQGLVKKIAPEVAASSAVV; from the coding sequence TTGAAAGCAGTAATTTTCCCCGGCCAGGGCAGCCAGTTCAGCGGCATGGGCCGCGACCTGTACGAGCAGCACCCCGAGGCCAAGCGCCTCATGGACCAGGCCAACGACATTCTGGGCTTCTCGCTCACCGACGTCATGTTTTCGGGCTCAGAAGAAGACCTGCGCCGCACCGACGTGACCCAGCCGGCCATCTTCCTGCACTCGGTAGCGCTGGCCGCCGTGCTGCCCGATTTCCGCCCCGATATGGTGGCAGGCCACTCGCTGGGCGAGTTTTCGGCGTTGGTAGCAGCCAAGGTGCTGCGCTTCGAAGACGCGCTGCAGTTGGTGGCCCAACGCGCCAAAGCCATGCAGGCCGCCTGCCTGGAGCAGCCCGGCACCATGGCCGCCATCCTCGCCCTCGACGACGACACCACGGCCCGCATCTGCCAGGAAATTACGGCGGGCGGCAACGTAGTGGTGGCGGCCAACTATAACTGCCCCGGCCAGCTGGTGGTATCCGGCTCGCAGCGCGGCATCGAGCTGGCCTGTGAGCAGCTGAAAGCCGCCGGCGCCAAGCGGGCCCTGCCGCTGCCGGTAGGCGGCGCGTTCCACTCGCCCCTGATGCAGTCGGCGGAGGCTGCGCTGGCTGAGGCCATAGCCAAAACCACCTTCTCGGCCGGCATCTGCCCGGTGTACCAGAACGTGGACGCCGCCCCGCACACCAACCCCGACGAAATCCGGGAAAACCTGGTGCGCCAGCTCACGGCACCCGTGCGCTGGACCCAGAGCGTGCAGCGCATGGTGCAGGACGGCGCCACTGAGTTTGTGGAGTGCGGCCCCGGCAAAGTGCTGCAGGGTCTCGTGAAGAAGATTGCGCCGGAAGTTGCTGCCAGCTCGGCGGTAGTATGA
- a CDS encoding alpha/beta hydrolase family protein, translating into MPQQPVRLDFPLSCARHSRPFMADARYVPTGQPKPVVVFVHGFKGFKDWGHFNVLADWFAGQGFVFVKLNLSHNGLVVGGTGDLEDLDAFGRNNFSLELDDIGALLDCLHTPGQSGIPAAEMDLARLALVGHSRGGGLVLLKAAEDARVRAVVTWAAISNVNPGWPEHLMQQWQQQGVFHVENSRTGQQLPMHYQIVEDYHQNRLRLDIRHNLRRKLRQPLLIVHGDQDETVPLARAHELHSWKPTAALQVLPGVTHNFGGAHPWPKAELPAEALQAAEATADFLRRVL; encoded by the coding sequence ATGCCTCAGCAGCCTGTTCGCCTCGATTTTCCTCTGAGCTGTGCCCGCCACAGCCGGCCCTTCATGGCCGATGCCCGCTACGTGCCCACCGGCCAACCCAAGCCAGTAGTGGTGTTCGTGCACGGCTTCAAGGGGTTCAAAGACTGGGGCCACTTCAACGTGCTGGCTGATTGGTTTGCCGGGCAGGGTTTCGTGTTCGTGAAGCTGAACCTTTCGCACAACGGCCTGGTGGTAGGCGGCACCGGCGACCTGGAAGACCTGGACGCCTTCGGCCGGAACAACTTCAGCCTGGAGCTCGACGACATCGGGGCGCTGCTGGATTGCCTGCACACACCCGGCCAGTCGGGCATTCCGGCCGCAGAAATGGATCTGGCGCGTTTGGCCCTCGTGGGTCACAGCCGCGGCGGCGGGCTGGTGCTGCTGAAGGCGGCCGAAGATGCCCGCGTGCGCGCCGTAGTGACGTGGGCGGCCATCAGCAACGTGAACCCCGGCTGGCCCGAGCATCTGATGCAGCAGTGGCAGCAGCAGGGCGTTTTTCATGTGGAAAACTCGCGCACCGGCCAGCAGTTGCCTATGCACTACCAGATTGTGGAAGACTACCACCAGAACCGCCTGCGCCTCGACATCCGCCACAACCTGCGCCGCAAGCTGCGCCAGCCCCTGCTCATCGTGCACGGCGACCAGGACGAAACCGTGCCCCTGGCCCGGGCCCATGAGCTACACAGCTGGAAGCCCACAGCCGCGCTACAGGTGCTGCCCGGCGTGACGCACAACTTCGGCGGCGCGCACCCTTGGCCGAAAGCGGAGCTGCCTGCGGAGGCGCTGCAGGCCGCCGAGGCCACCGCGGACTTCCTCCGGCGCGTGTTGTAG